A part of Aegilops tauschii subsp. strangulata cultivar AL8/78 chromosome 2, Aet v6.0, whole genome shotgun sequence genomic DNA contains:
- the LOC109748112 gene encoding double-strand break repair protein MRE11 isoform X1 encodes MEDDKDTLRILVATDCHLGYMEKDEIRRFDSFEAFEEICSLAKQKEVDFVLLGGDLFHENKPSRSTLVKTIEILRRYCLNDLPVKFQVVSDQTVNFPNRFGHVNYEDPHFNVGLPVFTIHGNHDDPAGVDNLSAIDILSACNLVNYFGKMDLGGSGVGQIAVHPVLVKKGTTTVALYGLGNIRDERLNRMFQTPHSVQWMRPESQEGLSVSDWFNILVLHQNRIKTNPKSAINEHFLPRFLDFVVWGHEHECLIDPQEVPGMGFHITQPGSSVATSLIDGEAKPKHVLLLEIKGNQYRPNKIPLMTVRPFEYAEVVLKDEADVDPNDQASVLEHLDKIVRNLIEKSSQPTASRSEAKLPLVRIKVDYSGFSTINPQRFGQKYVGKVANPQDILIFSKAAKKRQTTTGENIDESEKLRPEELNQQTIEALVAENNLKMEILPVDDLDIALHDFVSKDDKTAFYACLQRNLDETRKKLNSEAEKFKIEEEDIIVKVGECMQERVKEISLRSKGDTGLASSTQNLQDTTRGKSVAAESSLNTFSDDEDTRELLLGTRSTRSTAGFTRPSKDATGAARGGASKRGRGKGSLKQTTLSFSQSRSSAAIRSEEVDSSSDEDAANEANEVVENSDPEDSFPQSGRKRPAPRGRGRARGTSTAKRGRKADTGSMPSMVMSKDDDSDEDDKPKKPPPRVTRNYGAVKRR; translated from the exons AT GGAAGACGACAAGGACACGCTCCGGATACTTGTGGCCACCGATTGCCATCTGGGCTACATGGAGAAGGACGAGATACGAAGGTTTGATTCGTTCGAGGCTTTTGAGGAGATATGCTCATTAGCAAAGCAGAAGGAG GTAGACTTTGTGCTTCTCGGTGGTGACCTGTTCCATGAGAACAAGCCTTCACGTTCAACCTTGGTGAAGACCATTGAGATTCTACGTCGCTACTGCCTGAATGACCTGCCAGTGAAGTTCCAGGTTGTCAGTGATCAGACAGTCAACTTCCCAAACAG ATTTGGCCATGTAAACTATGAAGACCCACATTTCAATGTTGGCTTGCCTGTGTTCACTATCCATGGAAATCATGATGATCCTGCTGGGGTG GATAACCTCTCTGCTATTGATATCCTTTCGGCTTGCAATCTTGTAAATTATTTTGGGAAGATGGACCTTGGCGGCTCTGGTGTTGGTCAAATAGCTGTCCATCCAGTACTTGTTAAAAAG GGTACAACTACAGTTGCACTATATGGCCTTGGGAACATTAGAGATGAGCGACTGAACAGAATGTTTCAG ACACCACATTCAGTACAATGGATGCGACCTGAAAGCCAAGAGGGTCTGTCAGTATCTGACTGGTTCAATATCCTGGTACTTCATCAGAACAG GATAAAGACAAACCCGAAAAGTGCCATCAATGAGCATTTCTTACCACGTTTTCTAGACTTCGTGGTATGGGGCCATGAGCATGAATGCCTTATTGACCCCCAG GAGGTCCCTGGAATGGGTTTTCACATTACGCAGCCAGGCTCATCAGTTGCAACCTCCCTGATTGATGGTGAAGCAAAACCAAAGCATGTTCTTTTGTTGGAAATCAAG GGAAACCAGTATAGGCCAAACAAAATACCTTTGATGACCGTTAGACCTTTTGAGTATGCTGAG GTTGTGCTGAAAGATGAAGCAGATGTCGACCCTAATGATCAGGCCTCTGTTCTTGAACATTTGGATAAAATT GTAAGAAATCTGATCGAAAAGAGTAGTCAACCAACAGCCAGTAGATCTGAAGCCAAACTTCCATTAGTTCGAATCAAG GTAGATTACTCTGGGTTTTCAACAATAAACCCGCAACGATTTGGTCAGAAGTATGTCGGCAAG GTTGCGAACCCCCAAGATATTCTCATTTTCTCAAAAGCAGCAAAGAAGCGCCAGACTACTACAGGAG AGAATATCGATGAGTCCGAGAAACTTCGTCCTGAGGAACTAAACCAACAAACTATTGAAGCTTTGGTTGCAGAAAATAACTTG AAAATGGAGATTCTTCCAGTTGACGACTTGGACATTGCATTGCATGACTTTGTCAGCAAGGATGACAAGACCGCATTCTATGCCTGTTTGCAGCGAAATCTGGATGAAACAAGG AAGAAACTGAATTCTGAAGCAGAGAAATTTAAAATCGAGGAAGAAGATATAATAGTCAAAGTCGGCGAGTGCATGCAG GAACGTGTAAAGGAAATATCCCTCCGCTCCAAGGGAGACACAGGGCTTGCATCAAGCACTCAAAATTTG CAGGATACTACTAGAGGTAAATCTGTAGCAGCTGAAAGTAGCCTGAACACTTTTAGTGATGACGAGGACACCAGGGAGTTGCTTCTTGGTACGAGATCAACCCGATCTACAGCTGGATTTACTAGACCCTCTAAAGATGCTACTGGTGCCGCTAGAGGTGGAGCTTCCAAAAGAGGCAGGGGGAAAGGCTCATTGAAACAAACCACCCTTAGTTTCAGTCAATCAAG GTCAAGTGCTGCTATTCGCAGTGAGGAGGTGGACTCTTCCTCGGATGAGGACGCAGCAAACGAAGCAAATGAAGTTGTTGAAAATTCA GATCCTGAGGACAGTTTCCCACAAAGTGGACGGAAAAGGCCGGCTCCTAGAGGTAGAGGTCGGGCCAGAGGCACTAGCACTGCGAAAAGAGGGAGGAAAGCCGACACTGGTTCCATGCCAAGCATGGTGATGAGCAAAGACGATGACAGCGACGAAGATGACAAGCCTAAGAAACCTCCGCCTCGG GTCACGAGGAACTACGGGGCCGTCAAGAGGAGATGA
- the LOC109748112 gene encoding double-strand break repair protein MRE11 isoform X2: protein MEDDKDTLRILVATDCHLGYMEKDEIRRFDSFEAFEEICSLAKQKEVDFVLLGGDLFHENKPSRSTLVKTIEILRRYCLNDLPVKFQVVSDQTVNFPNRFGHVNYEDPHFNVGLPVFTIHGNHDDPAGVDNLSAIDILSACNLVNYFGKMDLGGSGVGQIAVHPVLVKKGTTTVALYGLGNIRDERLNRMFQTPHSVQWMRPESQEGLSVSDWFNILVLHQNRIKTNPKSAINEHFLPRFLDFVVWGHEHECLIDPQEVPGMGFHITQPGSSVATSLIDGEAKPKHVLLLEIKGNQYRPNKIPLMTVRPFEYAEVVLKDEADVDPNDQASVLEHLDKIVRNLIEKSSQPTASRSEAKLPLVRIKVDYSGFSTINPQRFGQKYVGKVANPQDILIFSKAAKKRQTTTGENIDESEKLRPEELNQQTIEALVAENNLKMEILPVDDLDIALHDFVSKDDKTAFYACLQRNLDETRKKLNSEAEKFKIEEEDIIVKVGECMQERVKEISLRSKGDTGLASSTQNLDTTRGKSVAAESSLNTFSDDEDTRELLLGTRSTRSTAGFTRPSKDATGAARGGASKRGRGKGSLKQTTLSFSQSRSSAAIRSEEVDSSSDEDAANEANEVVENSDPEDSFPQSGRKRPAPRGRGRARGTSTAKRGRKADTGSMPSMVMSKDDDSDEDDKPKKPPPRVTRNYGAVKRR from the exons AT GGAAGACGACAAGGACACGCTCCGGATACTTGTGGCCACCGATTGCCATCTGGGCTACATGGAGAAGGACGAGATACGAAGGTTTGATTCGTTCGAGGCTTTTGAGGAGATATGCTCATTAGCAAAGCAGAAGGAG GTAGACTTTGTGCTTCTCGGTGGTGACCTGTTCCATGAGAACAAGCCTTCACGTTCAACCTTGGTGAAGACCATTGAGATTCTACGTCGCTACTGCCTGAATGACCTGCCAGTGAAGTTCCAGGTTGTCAGTGATCAGACAGTCAACTTCCCAAACAG ATTTGGCCATGTAAACTATGAAGACCCACATTTCAATGTTGGCTTGCCTGTGTTCACTATCCATGGAAATCATGATGATCCTGCTGGGGTG GATAACCTCTCTGCTATTGATATCCTTTCGGCTTGCAATCTTGTAAATTATTTTGGGAAGATGGACCTTGGCGGCTCTGGTGTTGGTCAAATAGCTGTCCATCCAGTACTTGTTAAAAAG GGTACAACTACAGTTGCACTATATGGCCTTGGGAACATTAGAGATGAGCGACTGAACAGAATGTTTCAG ACACCACATTCAGTACAATGGATGCGACCTGAAAGCCAAGAGGGTCTGTCAGTATCTGACTGGTTCAATATCCTGGTACTTCATCAGAACAG GATAAAGACAAACCCGAAAAGTGCCATCAATGAGCATTTCTTACCACGTTTTCTAGACTTCGTGGTATGGGGCCATGAGCATGAATGCCTTATTGACCCCCAG GAGGTCCCTGGAATGGGTTTTCACATTACGCAGCCAGGCTCATCAGTTGCAACCTCCCTGATTGATGGTGAAGCAAAACCAAAGCATGTTCTTTTGTTGGAAATCAAG GGAAACCAGTATAGGCCAAACAAAATACCTTTGATGACCGTTAGACCTTTTGAGTATGCTGAG GTTGTGCTGAAAGATGAAGCAGATGTCGACCCTAATGATCAGGCCTCTGTTCTTGAACATTTGGATAAAATT GTAAGAAATCTGATCGAAAAGAGTAGTCAACCAACAGCCAGTAGATCTGAAGCCAAACTTCCATTAGTTCGAATCAAG GTAGATTACTCTGGGTTTTCAACAATAAACCCGCAACGATTTGGTCAGAAGTATGTCGGCAAG GTTGCGAACCCCCAAGATATTCTCATTTTCTCAAAAGCAGCAAAGAAGCGCCAGACTACTACAGGAG AGAATATCGATGAGTCCGAGAAACTTCGTCCTGAGGAACTAAACCAACAAACTATTGAAGCTTTGGTTGCAGAAAATAACTTG AAAATGGAGATTCTTCCAGTTGACGACTTGGACATTGCATTGCATGACTTTGTCAGCAAGGATGACAAGACCGCATTCTATGCCTGTTTGCAGCGAAATCTGGATGAAACAAGG AAGAAACTGAATTCTGAAGCAGAGAAATTTAAAATCGAGGAAGAAGATATAATAGTCAAAGTCGGCGAGTGCATGCAG GAACGTGTAAAGGAAATATCCCTCCGCTCCAAGGGAGACACAGGGCTTGCATCAAGCACTCAAAATTTG GATACTACTAGAGGTAAATCTGTAGCAGCTGAAAGTAGCCTGAACACTTTTAGTGATGACGAGGACACCAGGGAGTTGCTTCTTGGTACGAGATCAACCCGATCTACAGCTGGATTTACTAGACCCTCTAAAGATGCTACTGGTGCCGCTAGAGGTGGAGCTTCCAAAAGAGGCAGGGGGAAAGGCTCATTGAAACAAACCACCCTTAGTTTCAGTCAATCAAG GTCAAGTGCTGCTATTCGCAGTGAGGAGGTGGACTCTTCCTCGGATGAGGACGCAGCAAACGAAGCAAATGAAGTTGTTGAAAATTCA GATCCTGAGGACAGTTTCCCACAAAGTGGACGGAAAAGGCCGGCTCCTAGAGGTAGAGGTCGGGCCAGAGGCACTAGCACTGCGAAAAGAGGGAGGAAAGCCGACACTGGTTCCATGCCAAGCATGGTGATGAGCAAAGACGATGACAGCGACGAAGATGACAAGCCTAAGAAACCTCCGCCTCGG GTCACGAGGAACTACGGGGCCGTCAAGAGGAGATGA